Proteins encoded by one window of Bacillota bacterium:
- a CDS encoding 3-isopropylmalate dehydratase small subunit: MKIEGKIWLFGDNVDTDAIIAARYLNTVDPAELAAHLMEDIKPDFPDLVKPGDILVAGSNFGCGSSREHAPLAIKGAGISCVIASSFARIFFRNAINIGLPILECTDDLSNLVSGIDRLSINLDQGTIENLQNGEIYHATPFPPFMQELINSGGLIEYVKARLGK, encoded by the coding sequence ATGAAAATAGAAGGCAAAATATGGTTGTTTGGTGACAACGTAGATACTGATGCTATTATCGCTGCACGCTACTTGAATACCGTAGATCCTGCAGAACTGGCTGCGCATCTGATGGAGGATATTAAGCCTGATTTCCCGGATCTGGTTAAACCCGGTGATATCTTGGTGGCCGGCAGTAATTTCGGATGTGGCAGCTCACGGGAACATGCTCCACTGGCTATTAAAGGTGCCGGTATATCCTGTGTTATTGCTTCCAGCTTTGCCCGGATCTTTTTCCGCAATGCAATTAATATCGGATTGCCTATTCTGGAGTGTACTGATGATTTATCAAATCTTGTGTCCGGAATAGACAGACTAAGTATTAACCTGGATCAGGGGACAATTGAAAATTTGCAAAATGGTGAAATCTATCACGCTACCCCCTTTCCGCCTTTTATGCAGGAGCTTATCAACAGCGGCGGCTTAATTGAATATGTGAAGGCACGCTTGGGAAAATAA
- the ilvD gene encoding dihydroxy-acid dehydratase, giving the protein MRSHRVTKGLDRAPHRALFRAAGFHPEELNRPLIGIVNSANEIIPGHIHLGNIAEAVKTGVRLGGGTPVEFSTIGVCDGIAMNHAGMHYSLASREIVADSIEVMVEAHCFDALVMITNCDKITPGMMIAAARLDLPTIMISGGPMLAGDYDGKKVDLSTVFEGVGSVRAGKSTEEELEDMASKACPGCGSCAGMFTANSMNCMAEAIGLALPGNGTVPAVKSDRILLAKEAGMRIVKLLEAGITACKILVHEAFKNALAVDMALGCSTNTVLHLTALAHEAGHDFDLNMINEISMKTPQLCLLSPAGPNRIEDLDRAGGVKAVMKELLDADKINPELITVTGKTVGENLQGAEVHDRSVINSVDKPYREEGGLAILFGNLAPEGAVVKQGAVSAAMQIFEGKARVFNSEEMAVEAISKGLIKEGSVVVIRYEGPRGGPGMREMLAPTSVLAGMGLDDKVALITDGRFSGATRGASIGHVSPEAAAGGLIALIEEGDIIAINLPKRSLELKVSDELLKKRSESWHAPQPKINRGYLKRYANQVSSAGRGAVLSSNMNCKAGDAR; this is encoded by the coding sequence ATGCGTAGTCACAGGGTAACAAAAGGTCTAGACCGGGCTCCACACCGCGCGTTGTTCAGAGCCGCCGGCTTTCACCCGGAAGAGCTGAACCGCCCGCTAATCGGAATTGTAAATTCAGCTAACGAAATTATCCCCGGACATATACATCTAGGAAATATTGCAGAGGCTGTTAAAACAGGTGTACGTTTAGGTGGGGGAACACCTGTGGAGTTTTCCACGATTGGTGTTTGCGATGGCATAGCCATGAATCATGCCGGAATGCACTACTCGCTGGCAAGTAGAGAAATAGTTGCTGATAGTATTGAGGTAATGGTTGAAGCACATTGTTTTGATGCTCTTGTTATGATAACCAATTGTGACAAAATAACTCCTGGAATGATGATTGCCGCTGCCAGATTAGATCTGCCAACAATTATGATTAGTGGTGGACCGATGCTGGCTGGAGATTACGATGGTAAAAAAGTTGATCTGAGCACTGTTTTCGAAGGGGTAGGTTCTGTCCGTGCCGGAAAATCAACGGAAGAAGAGCTGGAAGATATGGCTTCAAAAGCATGTCCCGGTTGTGGGTCATGTGCCGGTATGTTTACCGCAAACTCAATGAATTGTATGGCTGAAGCCATCGGTTTGGCGTTGCCGGGTAACGGAACGGTTCCGGCGGTGAAAAGTGATCGTATTCTATTGGCTAAGGAAGCAGGAATGCGGATCGTGAAGCTTCTTGAAGCAGGAATTACGGCCTGTAAAATACTGGTTCACGAAGCATTTAAAAATGCTCTCGCAGTTGATATGGCCCTGGGTTGTTCAACAAATACTGTTCTTCACCTGACTGCCCTGGCTCATGAAGCAGGACATGATTTTGACTTAAACATGATAAATGAAATCAGTATGAAAACTCCTCAGCTTTGCCTGCTGAGTCCAGCCGGGCCAAACCGGATTGAAGATCTGGATCGGGCAGGTGGTGTTAAGGCTGTGATGAAAGAGCTTTTAGATGCCGATAAAATAAATCCGGAACTGATTACTGTAACCGGGAAGACGGTTGGTGAAAACCTTCAGGGAGCCGAGGTGCATGATCGCTCGGTTATCAACTCGGTTGACAAACCTTATCGCGAAGAAGGAGGTTTGGCTATTTTATTCGGTAACCTTGCACCCGAAGGGGCTGTAGTTAAACAAGGTGCTGTTTCTGCAGCGATGCAGATTTTCGAAGGCAAAGCCCGTGTTTTTAATTCAGAGGAGATGGCCGTGGAAGCAATCAGCAAAGGCTTAATCAAGGAAGGTTCAGTAGTGGTTATACGATATGAAGGGCCGCGGGGAGGACCGGGCATGAGAGAAATGCTCGCTCCAACTTCAGTTCTGGCCGGAATGGGTTTAGATGATAAAGTTGCCCTGATAACAGACGGACGTTTTTCCGGAGCAACCCGTGGCGCTTCTATCGGACATGTATCTCCGGAAGCAGCTGCCGGTGGGCTTATTGCCCTTATTGAGGAAGGCGATATTATTGCGATAAATCTGCCTAAAAGATCCCTCGAGCTAAAGGTTTCCGATGAACTGCTAAAAAAACGCAGTGAATCCTGGCATGCTCCTCAACCGAAAATTAACAGAGGATACCTGAAGCGCTATGCTAACCAGGTATCGTCAGCCGGAAGAGGTGCGGTTTTAAGCAGCAATATGAACTGTAAGGCAGGTGACGCCCGATGA
- the ilvE gene encoding branched-chain-amino-acid transaminase — translation MERVIFMNDKLVPEEKAVISVFDHGFLYGDGVFEGIRAYNGRVFKLVEHVKRLYESAHSIMLPIRYTQEEMIRIIVDTINANDLRDAYIRVVVSRGSGDLGLDPRKCKESQVVVIADKIVLYPEELYEKGLSVITVATNRNISAALDPKIKSLNYLNNIHAKIEANRAGVLEALMMTNQGYICEGTGDNVFIYRKGQLITPPPYLGILEGVTREAIIKLASQDGIKLKEEPFTRHDVYVSDECFLTGTAAEVIPVIEVDMRKVGTGLPGPVTRRLMDLFRALTRTEGTPLD, via the coding sequence GTGGAAAGAGTTATATTCATGAATGACAAATTGGTTCCGGAAGAAAAAGCGGTTATCTCAGTTTTTGATCATGGTTTTCTTTATGGAGACGGTGTTTTTGAGGGCATCAGGGCTTATAATGGTCGTGTATTTAAACTTGTCGAGCATGTAAAGAGATTATATGAGTCGGCACACTCAATCATGCTTCCTATTCGCTATACCCAGGAAGAAATGATTAGAATAATTGTTGATACAATCAATGCTAATGATTTGAGGGACGCCTATATCAGGGTTGTCGTATCCCGCGGATCAGGAGATTTGGGGCTGGATCCCCGTAAATGTAAAGAATCCCAGGTAGTAGTTATTGCTGATAAAATAGTTTTATATCCCGAGGAACTTTATGAAAAAGGACTTTCTGTAATAACAGTCGCAACAAACCGCAACATTTCTGCCGCCCTGGATCCAAAAATTAAATCGTTAAATTATCTCAATAACATCCATGCAAAGATTGAGGCGAACCGGGCTGGAGTTCTTGAAGCATTAATGATGACCAACCAGGGTTATATTTGTGAAGGTACAGGTGATAATGTATTTATATACCGCAAAGGGCAACTGATTACACCTCCCCCTTACCTCGGCATTCTGGAAGGTGTGACCCGGGAGGCCATTATTAAGCTGGCTTCACAGGATGGGATAAAACTTAAGGAAGAACCTTTCACTCGCCATGATGTATATGTATCAGATGAATGTTTCTTAACCGGTACTGCTGCTGAAGTAATTCCGGTAATAGAAGTTGATATGCGGAAAGTTGGTACCGGCCTTCCCGGTCCGGTGACACGCAGGCTTATGGACTTGTTCAGGGCACTGACCCGGACAGAAGGTACTCCGCTGGATTAA
- the ilvN gene encoding acetolactate synthase small subunit, whose product MKQVLAVIVENKPGALTRVSGLFSRRGFNIENIAVGETVTPGISRMTITVEGSEKVIEQVVKQLHKLINVIKVSNLSNEPSVMRELMLLKVKAETGFRSDIQQIVETFRGKVVDVSPDSMIIEVTGNDDKLEAIKLLLQHFGIKEIVRTGKVAMLRGSMVTRES is encoded by the coding sequence ATGAAACAGGTTCTTGCTGTAATCGTTGAAAATAAGCCCGGGGCACTGACAAGGGTTTCCGGACTATTTAGCCGCCGGGGTTTCAACATTGAAAATATTGCAGTTGGTGAAACGGTCACGCCGGGTATTTCTAGAATGACTATAACAGTCGAAGGCAGCGAAAAAGTGATTGAACAGGTTGTTAAACAGCTGCATAAACTGATTAATGTTATTAAGGTTAGCAATCTCTCGAACGAGCCTTCTGTTATGCGTGAACTGATGCTTTTAAAAGTAAAAGCAGAAACCGGATTTCGCAGTGATATTCAGCAGATTGTTGAAACTTTCAGGGGTAAAGTGGTCGATGTATCACCGGATTCGATGATTATAGAGGTAACCGGAAATGATGATAAGCTGGAAGCTATTAAATTACTTTTACAGCATTTTGGGATCAAAGAAATCGTGCGCACAGGAAAAGTGGCTATGTTAAGGGGTTCTATGGTTACCAGAGAGAGTTAA
- the leuC gene encoding 3-isopropylmalate dehydratase large subunit, with protein sequence MVKKHNTGSTMVEKILAKNASLDKVKPGDLVNARVDLALGNDITAPVAIKEFQRFGLDRVFDPDKIVLVPDHFTPNKDIASAEQAKVLRLFAEKFGIRNYFEVGRMGIEHALLPEQGLVWPGMVIIGADSHTCTYGALGAFATGVGSTDLAAAMALGETWFRVPSTLRFEYIGDIPDWIGGKDLILYTIGQIGVDGARYKAMEFAGSAIEKLSMDGRLTMANMAIEAGGKCGYIQPDDITFKYLEGRVAQSYSPVYSDDNAEYEKIYQYDISRLEPQIAFPPSPDNVRPVSEAREIKIQQVVIGSCTNGRIEDLRIAASLLKGKRVHPKVRLLVIPATQMIYRKAIEEGLMTIFIDAEAAVSTPTCGPCLGGHMGILASGERALATTNRNFIGRMGHPASEVYLCNPAVAAASAVAGKIVHPGEVF encoded by the coding sequence ATGGTTAAAAAGCATAATACCGGTTCTACGATGGTGGAAAAAATTCTTGCCAAAAATGCATCTTTAGATAAAGTAAAACCTGGCGATCTGGTTAACGCCAGAGTTGATCTGGCCCTTGGTAATGATATTACTGCACCGGTTGCTATTAAAGAATTTCAACGTTTTGGCCTGGATAGGGTTTTTGATCCGGATAAGATAGTGCTTGTTCCTGATCATTTTACGCCCAATAAAGATATAGCTTCTGCGGAGCAGGCGAAAGTTTTACGTCTCTTTGCCGAAAAATTTGGTATCAGGAACTACTTTGAAGTTGGTCGGATGGGTATTGAGCATGCATTATTACCGGAGCAAGGATTGGTCTGGCCAGGCATGGTAATTATTGGAGCAGATTCTCATACATGTACTTATGGTGCCTTGGGAGCTTTTGCAACTGGAGTTGGAAGTACAGATCTGGCTGCAGCTATGGCACTTGGGGAAACCTGGTTCAGAGTGCCCTCTACACTCCGGTTTGAGTATATCGGAGATATTCCCGACTGGATTGGCGGGAAAGATTTAATTTTATATACTATCGGGCAAATCGGTGTTGATGGTGCACGTTACAAGGCAATGGAATTTGCCGGTTCTGCTATCGAAAAACTTTCGATGGACGGACGCCTGACCATGGCAAATATGGCAATTGAAGCAGGTGGGAAATGCGGATATATCCAACCGGATGATATAACTTTTAAATATCTGGAAGGAAGAGTTGCGCAATCATATTCGCCAGTTTATAGCGACGATAATGCGGAGTATGAAAAGATTTATCAGTACGATATCAGCAGGCTTGAACCGCAGATAGCTTTCCCCCCTTCACCCGATAATGTTCGGCCTGTTTCTGAAGCCAGGGAGATTAAAATTCAACAGGTTGTGATTGGATCCTGCACAAACGGACGGATCGAAGATCTTAGAATAGCTGCTTCCCTGCTTAAAGGAAAACGAGTCCATCCAAAGGTCAGACTCCTGGTAATTCCGGCAACACAAATGATATACCGTAAGGCTATCGAGGAAGGATTGATGACTATCTTCATCGACGCCGAAGCAGCAGTTAGTACTCCTACCTGTGGACCCTGCCTGGGGGGTCATATGGGTATTCTGGCCAGTGGCGAAAGAGCGCTGGCTACTACGAATCGTAATTTTATCGGCAGAATGGGTCATCCAGCCAGTGAGGTATATCTATGCAATCCAGCTGTAGCTGCGGCTTCTGCTGTAGCCGGTAAAATTGTCCACCCCGGGGAGGTTTTCTGA
- a CDS encoding pyruvate carboxylase subunit B: MIEQKKIGITDTSLRDAHQSLLATRMRLVEMLPVVELMDQIGYHSLEVWGGATFDACMRFLDEDPWERLRALRKGLKNTKLQMLLRGQNIVGYRHYPDDVLEEFIKKAVSNGIDIIRIFDALNDLRNMERAIHFTSREGAHAQGTLCYTISPLHDVDYFVNMGKELKSIGVHSICIKDMAGLIAPYDAYTLVSRLKKEVGLPVQLHCHYTSGMASMAYLKAAEAGVDVIDTANAALAMGASQPATDSMVAAFRNTPYDTGLDLELLTKVSEHFNEISCGYDIAREALGVDTNVLSYQIPGGMISNLASQLAEQKATHLLKDVLAEVPRVRADLGYPPLVTPSSQIVGTQAVVNVLTGERYKMVSTEIKNYLRGLYGRPPGDVSEELIEKVLKKEKPINGRPADLLEPQLESARSEIAEYIEQDEDVLSYVIFPNVAIDFFKRRKGLLPKLELSSSCNGGRVVNTIKPANDKGKNAAVEKFSFIDESLIWSDDNIFVYPVV; encoded by the coding sequence ATGATTGAACAGAAAAAAATCGGAATAACAGATACTTCGCTGCGCGATGCCCACCAATCTCTTCTAGCAACCAGAATGCGCCTGGTTGAGATGCTGCCCGTTGTTGAGTTGATGGATCAAATTGGATATCATTCGTTGGAAGTTTGGGGTGGAGCTACCTTTGATGCTTGTATGCGTTTTTTGGATGAAGATCCCTGGGAAAGGCTGCGTGCTCTTCGAAAAGGGTTAAAGAATACGAAATTGCAAATGCTATTACGCGGCCAGAATATTGTCGGCTACAGGCATTATCCCGATGATGTTCTCGAAGAATTTATCAAGAAAGCAGTTTCAAACGGTATTGATATTATTCGAATATTTGATGCCCTGAATGACCTGCGAAATATGGAGCGGGCAATTCATTTTACCTCCCGGGAAGGAGCTCATGCCCAGGGAACATTATGTTATACAATCAGTCCACTCCATGATGTTGATTACTTTGTCAACATGGGCAAAGAGCTAAAAAGTATTGGAGTTCATTCAATTTGTATCAAAGACATGGCGGGTTTAATTGCGCCCTATGATGCATATACACTGGTAAGCCGACTAAAGAAGGAAGTTGGATTACCAGTTCAGCTTCACTGTCATTACACCAGCGGCATGGCTTCGATGGCTTACCTGAAAGCAGCCGAAGCCGGTGTGGATGTAATTGACACTGCTAATGCTGCGCTGGCCATGGGAGCCAGCCAACCTGCAACCGACAGTATGGTTGCCGCTTTTCGAAATACTCCCTATGATACCGGTTTGGATCTGGAATTGTTAACTAAAGTTAGTGAACATTTTAATGAGATCAGCTGTGGATATGATATAGCAAGGGAAGCTCTCGGAGTTGATACGAATGTTTTGAGCTATCAGATTCCCGGTGGGATGATCTCCAATCTGGCTTCGCAGCTGGCAGAGCAAAAAGCGACGCACCTTTTAAAAGATGTACTTGCTGAAGTTCCCCGGGTCAGGGCTGATCTGGGATACCCGCCTTTGGTTACTCCAAGCAGCCAAATTGTAGGTACCCAGGCCGTGGTTAATGTGTTAACAGGGGAACGTTACAAGATGGTATCCACTGAGATAAAGAATTATCTGCGGGGACTTTACGGTCGTCCCCCAGGAGATGTTAGTGAAGAACTGATCGAAAAGGTTTTAAAAAAAGAAAAGCCAATCAACGGACGACCGGCAGACCTGCTGGAACCTCAGCTTGAATCAGCCAGGAGTGAAATTGCTGAATATATAGAGCAGGATGAAGACGTGCTCTCTTATGTTATTTTCCCTAACGTGGCTATCGACTTTTTTAAAAGGAGAAAGGGGTTACTGCCAAAATTAGAGTTAAGCAGTAGCTGTAATGGCGGCCGGGTAGTAAATACAATTAAACCGGCGAACGATAAAGGAAAAAATGCTGCAGTAGAAAAATTTTCATTTATCGATGAAAGCCTGATCTGGTCTGATGATAATATCTTTGTATATCCGGTTGTTTGA
- the ilvB gene encoding biosynthetic-type acetolactate synthase large subunit, with protein MKKKMVKGSAMILSALEKEGVEIIFGFPGGAVLPLYDQLYSSSIRHLLVRHEQGAVHAADGYARVSGKPGVVFATSGPGATNLVTGIANAYMDSVPLVLITGQVASGYIGTDAFQEADITGITLPITKHNYLVGTAEELPHILAEAFYIASTGRRGPVLIDVPKDVFDQEAPFNYEKQVHIKGYNPTYEGHAGQISRAVKAIRDAKRPVIFGGGGLIRAGASGILREFAEQAQIPVSLSLMGLGAYPGDGDLFLGMPGMHGSVTANYALTETDLIIATGVRFDDRVTGKLDTFACNAKIIHIDIDPAEIGKNVTIDIPIVGDVKLVLEELIKKLKPGNTSKWLKQLETWQKEYPLPVGFNGRESKLKPQFVIRELSRLSGDNTIVATDVGQHQMWSAQHFIVRQPASFITSGGLGTMGYGFPAAIGARLASPDSKVICITGDGSFQMNIQELATAVNNKLDMTIALINNSNLGMVRQWQNIFYNKRYSYTALHGNPDFVKVAEAYGAKALRATNNNEATAAIEKALTEKGPVLIDFVVDPDENVYPMVAPNCPINQIITGGDY; from the coding sequence ATGAAAAAGAAGATGGTTAAAGGTTCGGCTATGATATTGTCTGCGCTCGAAAAAGAGGGAGTTGAAATTATTTTTGGTTTTCCTGGAGGAGCAGTACTCCCTTTATATGATCAACTATACAGCTCTTCAATTAGACACCTGTTGGTAAGGCATGAACAGGGAGCTGTTCATGCAGCTGATGGTTATGCCCGAGTGAGCGGCAAACCCGGAGTTGTTTTTGCAACCTCAGGACCGGGAGCAACAAACCTGGTTACCGGTATTGCCAATGCTTATATGGATTCTGTACCATTGGTGTTAATCACCGGACAGGTCGCCAGCGGTTATATCGGAACCGATGCTTTTCAGGAAGCGGATATAACCGGGATAACTTTACCGATTACCAAGCACAATTACCTGGTTGGAACTGCTGAAGAACTACCGCATATACTGGCCGAAGCGTTTTATATAGCCTCAACCGGGCGTAGAGGTCCAGTGCTTATTGATGTCCCCAAAGATGTATTTGACCAGGAAGCGCCGTTCAATTACGAAAAACAGGTTCATATTAAGGGTTATAACCCGACTTATGAAGGACACGCAGGACAGATCAGCAGAGCTGTTAAGGCCATACGTGATGCAAAACGCCCTGTTATCTTTGGTGGAGGTGGATTAATCAGAGCAGGTGCATCCGGGATCCTCCGTGAATTTGCAGAACAGGCGCAGATACCGGTGAGCCTTTCATTAATGGGATTGGGTGCATACCCCGGCGATGGAGATCTTTTCCTGGGCATGCCCGGTATGCACGGCAGTGTTACAGCCAATTATGCTCTAACTGAAACTGACCTGATTATTGCTACGGGGGTAAGGTTTGACGACCGGGTTACAGGGAAGCTAGATACATTTGCCTGTAATGCAAAAATCATCCATATTGATATTGACCCGGCGGAAATTGGTAAAAACGTTACAATCGATATTCCAATTGTTGGAGATGTAAAGCTGGTGCTCGAAGAACTGATCAAGAAATTAAAACCCGGGAATACTTCCAAATGGTTAAAGCAGCTGGAAACGTGGCAAAAGGAATATCCTCTGCCAGTCGGATTCAATGGCCGGGAAAGTAAACTAAAACCCCAGTTCGTAATCAGAGAGCTTAGTCGGCTTAGTGGCGATAATACAATAGTTGCAACTGATGTCGGACAGCATCAGATGTGGTCTGCCCAGCACTTTATAGTGCGCCAGCCGGCTTCTTTTATTACTTCCGGTGGCTTGGGGACAATGGGTTATGGCTTTCCGGCAGCTATCGGAGCCCGATTGGCTTCACCTGACAGTAAAGTAATCTGCATAACCGGTGATGGCAGTTTTCAGATGAATATCCAGGAGTTAGCCACAGCGGTTAATAACAAACTCGATATGACAATCGCCTTGATAAACAATAGTAACCTGGGCATGGTCCGGCAGTGGCAAAATATCTTCTATAATAAAAGGTATTCATATACGGCTCTTCATGGCAATCCTGATTTTGTAAAGGTTGCCGAAGCGTATGGTGCGAAAGCGCTGAGAGCAACAAATAACAATGAAGCTACTGCAGCAATTGAAAAGGCGTTAACGGAAAAAGGACCGGTTCTGATCGATTTTGTCGTCGACCCGGATGAAAATGTATACCCCATGGTTGCGCCGAATTGTCCGATAAACCAAATTATAACTGGGGGTGATTATTGA
- the fusA gene encoding elongation factor G: MKKYTSENIRNVAFISHGGAGKTSLTEALLFSSGAVNRLGKIEAGNTTTDYDPDEIKKQVTINVGLAPLEWDGVKINLLDTPGYFDFIGDVLGALRVADSVVTVVCAVSGVEVGTEKVWSYANNFNLPRFVVINKLDRENANYEGTLDQLRSHFGLNVAPLQMPIGKEAEFKGVVDLVKQKALLFSADGMKTTEGDIPEDLLAAAQDLREKLLEAVAEADDSLLEKYLEGEELTTDEVYRGLRQGVLKGKIIPVLCSAATKNFGTQPLLDLIKRYLPSPLDMEEVKGYLPGSEDEITRKLSPSEPLSAFVFKTLADPYVGRINYFRVYSGSIKPDSQVYNSTKDIIERFGQVFSMRGKNQVSMDEVVTGDIACVAKLQNTATGDTLCDKSKPIVFPVLQFPEPVISFAVEPKTKGDEEKVSSGLARFLEEDPTFKLERKAETKQTVISGLGELHLEIIVNRLSQKFGVDVDLSTPKVPYKETIRGQSKVEGKHKKQSGGRGQFGHVYLELEPAETGQGLVFEDKIFGGSVPRQYIPAVEKGVREAMEEGVVAGYPVVDIIVRLVDGSYHTVDSSEMAFKIAAAQAFRKGMEQAGAVLLEPVMNVEVIVPESFMGDIMGDLNSKRGRIQGMEPEGGLQKIRAQVPMSEMFKYSIDLRSMTQGRGFFTMVFSHYEEVPHQVAEQVIASAKSGKEEEA; the protein is encoded by the coding sequence ATGAAGAAGTACACTAGCGAAAATATTCGCAACGTAGCATTTATTTCCCATGGCGGTGCCGGTAAGACTTCTCTTACTGAAGCGCTGCTTTTTTCATCGGGAGCAGTAAACCGGCTAGGCAAGATTGAAGCTGGTAATACGACTACTGATTACGATCCTGATGAAATAAAAAAACAGGTAACAATTAATGTCGGTCTTGCTCCACTGGAGTGGGACGGAGTGAAAATCAACTTGCTCGACACTCCGGGATATTTTGACTTTATCGGAGATGTACTAGGGGCATTAAGGGTTGCAGATAGCGTAGTTACAGTTGTTTGCGCTGTTTCAGGAGTTGAGGTCGGTACAGAAAAGGTTTGGAGTTACGCCAACAATTTTAACCTGCCACGGTTTGTTGTCATCAATAAACTTGACCGTGAAAATGCTAATTACGAAGGAACCCTGGATCAACTTCGCTCTCATTTTGGGTTAAATGTGGCTCCCCTGCAGATGCCTATCGGGAAAGAAGCTGAATTCAAAGGAGTAGTTGATCTGGTCAAACAGAAAGCACTTCTCTTTTCAGCTGATGGCATGAAAACAACCGAGGGAGATATTCCCGAAGATCTTCTTGCTGCAGCACAGGATCTTCGCGAAAAATTGTTAGAAGCTGTAGCCGAGGCAGACGACTCTTTACTTGAAAAATACCTGGAAGGCGAAGAACTTACCACGGATGAAGTATACAGAGGGCTTCGCCAAGGAGTTTTGAAAGGGAAAATAATTCCTGTCTTGTGCAGTGCAGCAACTAAGAATTTTGGCACGCAACCGTTGCTCGATCTGATCAAGCGCTATTTACCCTCTCCATTGGACATGGAGGAAGTAAAAGGATATCTACCTGGAAGTGAAGATGAAATCACTCGTAAACTGAGTCCTTCCGAGCCACTTTCAGCCTTTGTTTTTAAAACGCTTGCTGACCCTTATGTGGGCAGGATCAACTATTTCCGGGTATATTCGGGAAGTATTAAGCCCGACAGCCAGGTATACAACTCAACAAAAGATATTATCGAACGTTTTGGCCAGGTATTCTCTATGCGTGGTAAAAACCAGGTTTCAATGGATGAAGTTGTGACAGGAGATATAGCCTGTGTCGCCAAACTTCAAAATACCGCTACAGGTGATACCCTATGTGATAAAAGCAAACCCATAGTTTTCCCCGTACTGCAATTTCCTGAACCGGTAATTTCCTTTGCCGTTGAACCTAAAACAAAGGGAGATGAAGAAAAGGTCAGCAGCGGATTGGCCCGCTTCCTTGAAGAAGATCCAACTTTCAAGCTTGAGAGAAAAGCCGAAACCAAGCAGACTGTGATATCCGGTCTGGGCGAGCTGCACCTAGAGATTATTGTTAATCGATTATCACAGAAATTTGGTGTTGACGTTGATTTATCAACACCGAAGGTTCCATATAAAGAAACAATTCGTGGTCAGTCGAAGGTTGAAGGAAAACACAAGAAGCAGTCCGGTGGTCGTGGCCAATTCGGTCATGTATACCTTGAACTGGAACCGGCTGAAACCGGCCAGGGTCTGGTATTTGAAGATAAAATTTTTGGTGGGTCAGTTCCCAGACAGTATATCCCGGCAGTTGAAAAAGGTGTTCGCGAAGCAATGGAAGAAGGGGTTGTCGCTGGATACCCGGTAGTGGATATTATAGTCAGGCTTGTTGATGGCTCATATCATACAGTTGACTCGTCCGAAATGGCCTTTAAAATTGCCGCCGCACAGGCTTTTCGCAAGGGGATGGAGCAGGCCGGAGCAGTACTGCTGGAACCGGTCATGAACGTTGAGGTTATAGTGCCTGAATCGTTTATGGGTGATATAATGGGAGACTTGAATAGTAAGAGAGGACGTATTCAGGGGATGGAGCCTGAGGGAGGATTACAAAAAATTCGAGCCCAGGTACCTATGTCTGAGATGTTCAAGTATTCGATTGACCTGCGTTCAATGACTCAAGGCAGGGGTTTCTTCACAATGGTTTTCTCGCACTACGAAGAAGTACCACACCAGGTTGCTGAGCAGGTAATAGCCTCTGCAAAATCAGGAAAAGAAGAGGAAGCTTGA